A single region of the Musa acuminata AAA Group cultivar baxijiao chromosome BXJ1-11, Cavendish_Baxijiao_AAA, whole genome shotgun sequence genome encodes:
- the LOC103972318 gene encoding uncharacterized protein LOC103972318 isoform X1, with protein MDASLPSVWSSHEIMEDLKHKLLLATMELETLRANAKEEMRKREEDIGHLIHLLQVITRERDAARNQLQLLLDSITRPHTAELSPMLSGTLQEAATASDSLSGTPTHRSYGASPVASPELSSMKMADPCNMPKNNGAALRAKEASAVIDGLVIKKPLPEKGKLLQAVLEAGPTLQTLLLAGPLPRWRNPPPPQPFQVPPVGVSAHKASSPNPRIAPAVGLCTIKRPLTSPCMSNYGNLVLKRQKTRFTGGYCTM; from the exons ATGGATGCAAGCTTGCCTTCTGTTTGGAGTTCCCATGAG ATCATGGAGGACCTCAAGCACAAGCTTCTGCTTGCCACCATGGAACTGGAAACGCTACGGGCCAATGCCAAGGAAGagatgagaaagagagaggaagatATCGGTCACTTGATCCACCTCCTTCAGGTGATCACCAGAGAAAGAGATGCAGCAAGGAATCAGCTGCAGCTTCTGCTCGACAGCATCACGCGGCCTCACACCGCGGAGCTCTCTCCGATGCTATCCGGCACTCTCCAAGAGGCAGCAACGGCATCCGATAGCCTCTCAGGAACTCCCACCCATCGTTCCTATGGCGCGTCCCCTGTTGCTTCTCCAGAACTGTCGAGCATGAAGATGGCCGATCCCTGCAACATGCCGAAGAACAATGGGGCAGCACTGAGAGCGAAGGAAGCTTCTGCGGTAATCGACGGCCTTGTCATAAAGAAACCACTGCCGGAGAAAGGGAAGCTGTTGCAGGCCGTTCTGGAAGCAGGTCCTACGCTGCAGACGCTTCTCTTGGCAGGGCCACTCCCTCGGTGGCGCAACCCTCCGCCACCCCAGCCATTTCAAGTACCCCCGGTGGGTGTCAGTGCCCACAAAGCTTCGTCACCCAACCCGAGAATCGCACCTGCCGTCGGCTTGTGCACGATCAAGAGACCACTGACCTCGCCATGCATGAGCAACTACGGCAACCTGGTGCTGAAGAGACAGAAGACTCGGTTCACCGGGGGGTACTGCACGATGTGA
- the LOC103972318 gene encoding uncharacterized protein LOC103972318 isoform X2, which produces MEDLKHKLLLATMELETLRANAKEEMRKREEDIGHLIHLLQVITRERDAARNQLQLLLDSITRPHTAELSPMLSGTLQEAATASDSLSGTPTHRSYGASPVASPELSSMKMADPCNMPKNNGAALRAKEASAVIDGLVIKKPLPEKGKLLQAVLEAGPTLQTLLLAGPLPRWRNPPPPQPFQVPPVGVSAHKASSPNPRIAPAVGLCTIKRPLTSPCMSNYGNLVLKRQKTRFTGGYCTM; this is translated from the coding sequence ATGGAGGACCTCAAGCACAAGCTTCTGCTTGCCACCATGGAACTGGAAACGCTACGGGCCAATGCCAAGGAAGagatgagaaagagagaggaagatATCGGTCACTTGATCCACCTCCTTCAGGTGATCACCAGAGAAAGAGATGCAGCAAGGAATCAGCTGCAGCTTCTGCTCGACAGCATCACGCGGCCTCACACCGCGGAGCTCTCTCCGATGCTATCCGGCACTCTCCAAGAGGCAGCAACGGCATCCGATAGCCTCTCAGGAACTCCCACCCATCGTTCCTATGGCGCGTCCCCTGTTGCTTCTCCAGAACTGTCGAGCATGAAGATGGCCGATCCCTGCAACATGCCGAAGAACAATGGGGCAGCACTGAGAGCGAAGGAAGCTTCTGCGGTAATCGACGGCCTTGTCATAAAGAAACCACTGCCGGAGAAAGGGAAGCTGTTGCAGGCCGTTCTGGAAGCAGGTCCTACGCTGCAGACGCTTCTCTTGGCAGGGCCACTCCCTCGGTGGCGCAACCCTCCGCCACCCCAGCCATTTCAAGTACCCCCGGTGGGTGTCAGTGCCCACAAAGCTTCGTCACCCAACCCGAGAATCGCACCTGCCGTCGGCTTGTGCACGATCAAGAGACCACTGACCTCGCCATGCATGAGCAACTACGGCAACCTGGTGCTGAAGAGACAGAAGACTCGGTTCACCGGGGGGTACTGCACGATGTGA
- the LOC135586573 gene encoding protein SOSEKI 5-like, which yields MLLAAAVEVASCLVLGKGKVERRRWCTRSLFPSHPLPAYNTSSFPSPSFLLTANEALFSELPTGAAMAVASSRGRMETMRQWRDQETSPERTKVWKEPKPKKVPVVYYLSRNGQLEHPHFMEVTLSSGDGLYLRDVIDRLNFLRGKGIADLYSWSSKRSYKNGFVWHDLSEGDLIHPAHGHEYVLKGSELPQIISSPSSQDTIASEKTLSIRKSVDEDPEILQISRKKAPWGSFDINEYKVYKTAVPAQTGGLMAADASTQTDDRRIRRRAASTRDAGGRAEITELDSDEISPPPSSSSPETLETLIKADGRAAVGTEDHDRTVARYASGRMRASAVLMHLLSCGSINVKDQQGLSLSPPTQPASQCKERPAPRGGSDLEADGLMASNGFAGIRLEDKEYFSGSLIETKKKASDGRAELLALKRSSSYNACRSSKLEPTEKEIEGVRAKCIPRKRTNPTERREVTVPISRVCARIEDEPHEE from the exons ATGCTTCTCGCTGCTGCCGTTGAAGTCGCCTCGTGCCTCGTTTTGGGCAAGGGAAAGGTGGAGAGGAGACGGTGGTGCACGAGATCCTTATTCCCTTCACACCCTCTTCCTGCTTATAATACCTCTTCCTTTCCTTCCCCTTCCTTCCTGCTCACTGCAAACGAAGCTCTGTTCTCCGAACTCCCGACAG GAGCAGCGATGGCGGTGGCTTCCTCGCGAGGGAGGATGGAGACAATGCGGCAGTGGAGGGACCAGGAGACGAGTCCCGAGAGGACCAAAGTGTGGAAGGAGCCGAAGCCGAAGAAGGTCCCTGTGGTGTACTACCTCTCCAGGAATGGCCAGCTGGAGCACCCCCACTTCATGGAGGTCACCCTCTCCTCCGGCGACGGTCTCTACCTCAGAG ATGTGATCGATCGTCTCAACTTCCTGAGAGGCAAGGGAATAGCCGATCTctactcttggtcttccaagcg GAGCTACAAGAACGGATTCGTGTGGCACGATCTCTCCGAGGGCGATCTGATCCACCCGGCGCACGGCCATGAGTACGTCCTCAAGGGGTCGGAGCTCCCTCAGATCATCTCCTCTCCCAGCTCCCAGGACACCATTGCCTCCGAGAAGACCCTGTCGATCCGCAAATCCGTCGATGAAGACCCCGAAATCTTGCAGATCAGTAGGAAAAAGGCGCCTTGGGGCTCCTTCGACATCAACGAATACAAGGTCTACAAGACCGCCGTGCCGGCCCAGACCGGCGGCCTCATGGCGGCGGACGCGTCAACGCAGACGGACGACCGGAGGATCAGACGGCGGGCCGCCTCCACGAGGGATGCCGGGGGCCGAGCTGAGATCACGGAGCTGGATAGCGATGAGATCTCGCCGCCTCCGTCGTCGTCGAGCCCGGAGACCCTGGAGACGCTGATCAAAGCGGACGGGCGAGCGGCGGTCGGGACGGAGGACCACGACCGGACGGTGGCGAGATACGCGAGCGGGCGGATGCGGGCGTCAGCGGTGCTGATGCACCTACTCTCCTGCGGCTCCATCAACGTGAAGGACCAGCAGGGGCTCTCGCTGTCCCCGCCAACGCAGCCGGCGTCGCAGTGCAAGGAGAGGCCGGCGCCCCGTGGAGGGTCCGATCTGGAGGCGGACGGCTTGATGGCGAGCAATGGCTTCGCGGGGATCAGGCTGGAGGACAAGGAGTACTTCAGCGGGAGCCTGATCGAGACGAAGAAGAAGGCGAGCGATGGCCGCGCCGAGCTCCTCGCCCTGAAGAGGTCCTCCTCCTACAACGCGTGCAG GAGCTCGAAACTGGAGCCGACGGAGAAGGAAATCGAGGGCGTACGTGCCAAATGCATCCCCAGGAAGAGGACGAACCCCACGGAGCGGCGAGAAGTTACCGTCCCCATCTCGCGCGTGTGCGCGCGGATCGAGGACGAACCCCACGAGGAGTAA